AGGCGGTCGCCGGGCCGGAGAAGATGCTGACCCGGCTGACGCTTGACGTGCTGAAACCGGTGCCTCTGGCAGGTATCCGGATCACCACCGAGATCGCCCGCAACAGCCGCACCCTGACCACGACCCGGCTGGCGTTGCATGACACGACGGGCACGCTGTGCCTCACCGGCACTTCGATGCACCTGGTGCGCAAGGAGCTGGGAGAGGTGCCCACCGCAACGGTGCCCGCTCCTGATTTTGCCCGCGCCCGTCCGGGCCCGGCCCTGCTGGTGGGCAAGCTGCATGACCAGCCCGCCTTTGGCCAGTATATCGAGATGGCCTATCCCGAGGGCGAGGATCTGGGGCCGGGGCCGAAAACCGTCTGGATGAAGGCGCCCCACCTTCTGGCGGGCGAGGTGCCTTCGCCGATTCAGGCGATCTGCCCGCTGGCCGATTGCGGCAACGGCATTTCCTGGAACGAGCCTCCGGTTCGGTTTGGCTTCATGAACACCGACCTGACCCTGCAAATTCACCGCGAACCGCAGGGCGACTGGTTCGCGGCCTCGGCGGTCTCGCATTGGCAGCCCAACGGTATCGGCATGTCGCAGGCGATCCTCTATGACACGCTCGGGCCGGTGGGCATGGCGCTTCAGACGCTTGTTCTGCATCCGATGGCGAAATAGCGCCGAGTTACAGAAAGATTCTGCGGCTGCGCTTCTCTTCTCCGTCCGGACCAGGCTCGACGATCAGCAAATCCGCTCCGTTCAGCTTTGCCATCGCAAGCGAGTGATAGACGATCAGGGCGCGGCGCACGACATCGGTCGGGGTTTCCGCTGGTGTTTCATTTTGAATTTCAGAAATCATCTCGCCCAGTTTCCCACTGAGTCGAACAGTCACCCGACCGCTGGATTTTTCTTCCGACATCTTGTCGCCTCCCCATCTGCGCCAGTGCCTGACTTGCGTTCATACGCATGAAGGCAAAGTGATTCTGATGGCGCAGTGTGTCGCCAGAGCACTTCTCGTCTGACATTGGTGTGTTTTGGCAGAAATTTTGGACCTGTTCAACACTAAATTTACCTAGCGTCATATGGACGGACAGATGCGCAAGATTTTATGCTATTTTAGCGCTAACATCGTGAAATTTAACATGTTTTCGAAATGCTCATTTAGGAAATCGTTTGCTCATCCGGCGGATTCGGGCCCGTCGGCCGATAGCGATCCAGGCCGAGGGGGGAAGCTGTTCATTTGTGTACAGTGAAATCCATGCTACGGTGAAGGAGTTCCTAAATGTCGGAACGATGTGAAATCTAGCAACTTTGTTATCAAGGAGAAACCGATGACCGTCTTTTCAACACTTCGAAATCCAGGGAGCTTCAACTGGAATATCAGTGGTATATTTCATTTTCTTGAAATCACCTTGGACTCTGCTTTCCGAGCCCGGCTGATTGCCAAATCTGACGATTGTCGCGTAGCCGGTCTGCCAATCCCCACCCGTTTCGCTTCCCTCGCACCGGCCTTTGCCGGAAATACCGAAGCCCATGTGACACGAAAGGAGAAGAACCGTGACAGGTCGCCAGAAAGGAAAGGAAACTGTACCTCGTAAACCCGACCCGCTGTTCGATCAGCTGGGGCCGGATGTAAAGTCCTCTTTGGAACGCAACACCTTTGCCGGATCATTCAGTCCAGAACTGAAACGCGCCATCCGACGTTTCGTATTCGAAGTTGCCATCATCCTGGTCGCCACACTGATCATCTTCGCGGCAACCAAGGCATATGCCCACTACATTTCCGACGATTTCGGCGGGTCAAAATTCCCGGCCAATATCGAACAGATGGACAAGCATGCGCCACCCACAAGTTGCCGGAAACCACAATACTGGAGATGGAACAGTGAGTCCTTCAAAATCTGAGACCGAGAGCGATGGCTCTCAAACTTGACCCGCCCGATCTGATCGCGGCGGGTTTTTCTTTGGTGGCGATGGCGAAATAGCGCCGCAGCCGCGCCTGCCCGGATTGTCAGCCCTGCACCCGCGCCCTATCGTCTGGCCATGCGTCGGATTGCCCTTGCCCTCTCTTTGTTGTTCCCTGCGCCGCTGACGGCGCATCCGCATGTGTTCATCGACACCGGATTCGAGCTGATCTTTGCCCCTGATGGGGCGTTGACTCAAGTGCGGGTCACCTGGGCCTATGACGATTTCTATTCGTTGGTCATCCTCGAGGAACTGGGAATGGACCCCGATGGCGATGGCAGCCTGACACCCGAGGAACAGGCGCAATTGGCGGGGTTCGATGCGCAATGGATCGACGGCTATAACGGCGATCTCGACCTGCGGTTGGGCGATCAGCCACTGGCGCTGTCCGGCCCGCTGGAGCCCACCGCCACCACCGAGGCTGGACGGATCGTGTCGACCCATCTGCGCGCGGTTACTGGTGGCGGGGTGGGGGCGGGCGCGCCCCTGTCGCTGCGCCCTTATGACGAGAGCTATTACACCGCTTACGAGGTTGCGCGCCCGGTCACGATGAGCGGCCGCGACGATTGCCTGCTGGAGCGGTTCGAGCCCGATATCGACGGGCAGTTGGCGGAAATGCAGCAGATGCTGCTGCGCATCGACGCCGATGCCGATCTGGAGGAGATGGATATCCCCCTGATCGGCGCTGAATTTGCCACCGAGATCCGCGTCACATGTCCCGGCTCGTGATCGTTCCGGTTGCGCTT
The window above is part of the Ruegeria pomeroyi DSS-3 genome. Proteins encoded here:
- a CDS encoding thioesterase family protein; this encodes MTAPVYFTETEPGLFVGNDPARGPWSPDHCHAGPVTGLVARAAEAVAGPEKMLTRLTLDVLKPVPLAGIRITTEIARNSRTLTTTRLALHDTTGTLCLTGTSMHLVRKELGEVPTATVPAPDFARARPGPALLVGKLHDQPAFGQYIEMAYPEGEDLGPGPKTVWMKAPHLLAGEVPSPIQAICPLADCGNGISWNEPPVRFGFMNTDLTLQIHREPQGDWFAASAVSHWQPNGIGMSQAILYDTLGPVGMALQTLVLHPMAK
- a CDS encoding DUF1007 family protein, translating into MRRIALALSLLFPAPLTAHPHVFIDTGFELIFAPDGALTQVRVTWAYDDFYSLVILEELGMDPDGDGSLTPEEQAQLAGFDAQWIDGYNGDLDLRLGDQPLALSGPLEPTATTEAGRIVSTHLRAVTGGGVGAGAPLSLRPYDESYYTAYEVARPVTMSGRDDCLLERFEPDIDGQLAEMQQMLLRIDADADLEEMDIPLIGAEFATEIRVTCPGS